CCGTTTTAACGATATTCCATTCCATTGAAGCAATAATAGGGTCATAGGCTTCAATTACCTGTAGATCGACAGCGACCATGTTTTGCACAGAAAAGTCATCGAACTTTTCTACTACTCCTTCCCTGTTTTTAGGTCTGGCTATTTTTCCAAAGGGATCATCGAGATTATACTGGCTTCTTGTATTCTGTATATGACTGAAGAGTTCAGCCCGTTTTCGTACCAGATGATTTCGTCTTCTTAAAAGGTTCCTTGTTGCCCTCATTTTTTGGGGGTATACATAGGATTGGGGTATCATTCCTCCCCTGAGTAGTACCCCTATTTTTTTTGAATCAATTTTATCATTTTTAGCTTTGCCTCCATGTATGGCTTTCATGTATAATGCGTGCCCGAGGACAAAAGGAATATTTTCTTTAGTACATAGATCAGCGAGCCAGTACCATGTGAACATACACTCAACTGCAACAACAATGTCCTCCCTGTATGGTTCAATGACTTTTAAAAATAAATCTCTGCTGGTCTTCAGGTTTTTGTGAACCATGATTTCACCCGATCCATCAAGGATGCATATATAC
This window of the Desulfatiglans sp. genome carries:
- a CDS encoding IS110 family transposase encodes the protein MKFYTKQHKYYCGIDLHARNMYICILDGSGEIMVHKNLKTSRDLFLKVIEPYREDIVVAVECMFTWYWLADLCTKENIPFVLGHALYMKAIHGGKAKNDKIDSKKIGVLLRGGMIPQSYVYPQKMRATRNLLRRRNHLVRKRAELFSHIQNTRSQYNLDDPFGKIARPKNREGVVEKFDDFSVQNMVAVDLQVIEAYDPIIASMEWNIVKTAKYHDPISLALLNTINGIGKILSMVILYEIQDINRFPTVQDFASYSRLVKCSHESDGKKYGSGGKKIGNAHLKWAFSEASVLFIRGNDQAKKYLDRLTNKHGKGKALSILAHKLGRAVYYILKKKKPFDQDKFFGL